The Candidatus Poribacteria bacterium genome includes the window TCAACCCGCTCATCAGTGATGGCTGAAACCCCCTATTCATCAGGGTTACAACCATCATAGGGTCATTTGATACTATTTTAGGATAACCATACGGCGGGTCTCTGAAAACACATCTGCTTTGAGCGTATAAAAATAGATACCACTTGAAACTGACTCGCCCAACCGGTCCTTACCATTCCAATAGGCAGCAGTCTCTCTATTGAGATAGCTGCCCGCTAGCTGCTGACTAATGTCCAACTGATGGACTAGCTTGCCTTGGATATTATAGATACGAATGCTCACGTCCGCATCCTCCTCTAGCGTGTAAGGTATCCATGTTTCGGGGTTAAACGGGTTAGGAAAGTTTTGAAGCAACGCGGTCCGTTTGATGTCCCCAAATATGGTCAGCGCCAAGTCACCGCGCGGCTCGACGGACAACGGCAGATTAAGACTTGCTTCATCTTCGGTATCAAAGACATACACGGAACCTGCATCAACGCCGTTAGCAGTGACAGCCCACCGTACGCCGATAGCAGCGAAGTTGAAGTTTCGTCCTAATACCCCATCAATGGCAACGGCACTGCCCATGTTATCGCCGCTAGTTAGATTTTGACCTCGAGCTTGGTCCAGCATTTGTTTAGGTATGATTGTCGCCTGTAATACCCAGTCGGCACCGACCTTCAAAAAAGCATAAGCTGCACCGGAATCGTTACCTACTTTCGTATCAGTCGTAGGCGCGCCGACAAGGGCACGGTTGATATCAATCGCAACCGTTACCCCGAAACCGGCATCTTCCTGAAGATCCTTAGCATTCAATTTGGCTTCCTGTGTATAGACATCCGCGACACTGCTAAAGATATACGCGGAGCCGGAACCGCGTTTCTTCGCATCATTCTCATCTCTACTGGCTCCGACAATAACGCGATTCTTGCTGACATCAACAGAAAAACCAAAAGCATCACCGCCATCCCCGTCTTCAGGGGTCAACTTTGCCACCTGTACCCAATCGTCTCCGTGCCGCTTAAAAACATAAGCAGCACCGGAGTTCCTCTCGGGTGCAGCAGTGAGCGGTGCACCGGCAATGATAGTGTCTCCATCAACACCGACATCCCACCCTAACCGAGCTCTCGGTGCTGCGTCGTCTGCCTGGAGTTTGGCTTTTTGTTCCCACGTACCTCCTTCCTGCACGTAAACATATACGGCCCCTTTTTGCTCGTCATGATAGGGGGATCCAATAGCGAGGAGATTGTCTCCACTGAGGTCAACAGCATATCCGAACCGGTCTTCGTTTTGGGCATCGGCGGCTTTGAAGTTTTGCACCGGAATAAAACCTCCGGTTCCTCGACGGTAGGTATAGACTCTTCCAGGACCACCTCCCAAAACCCAGCCGGCAACTACCTTTTGACCACCAAATTCGTAAGCACTAATGACAGCGGTGTTACTACTGATAGCAACAGCGTGTCCAAACCAATCCCTCATAACATCATCTTGTGTCCTAAAGTGATTCAAAACCTCCCACCTCTTGCCATTCTGTTCAAGGATAAAGACACCGCCCTTATTTCCGGTATACGAGGTGTACCCGGCGATGAGAGTCTTCCCACTGACATCAACGGAATGTCCCCAACTAGTATTTACGCCAGCCGGAGCAGGAATAATCACTGGTTTAGGAGTTTTGGCGTCACTTAGTAAAACCTGCCCAACCAATAGAATCAAACAGGAAAAGATAATTTGCAAGGTTTTCATTGATAACGCTCCGTTCGGACTGAACCGTCTCCTCAATCAACAGTCATGTTGTTGTATCGAAATGTGAATATTGACCTACAGGGCATATATTATTTTCATCTTAAGTTGCCATCCATTGAAAATTAGAGGGTGGCGGAAAACATTGGTAGGGCTATTTTACACGATTCGATTCAAGTTGTCAACGGGCTCTAATCCGATCACATTCCTCACATTATAATTATCATATAAATACAGATGTATTATAATATAGACACAAATTCCTACTGGGAGTTCTCAAGTTTTTTTATCGAATCCGGATTAATTCTATAATAGCTAGAGGGACGGTGCCCTTATCAGGTTCGGAATAAGATCTCACCGGCTGCTGAGGTTTTAGCCGGTGGCAGGCAGAACTAACTCCGGGTGTCTACTATCATATGGACCACTGCAAATCTGGATAGATTCCCTGAAGATTTGCTGAATCTTATTTTTCTTTTGATGGACTTTACCCTCTGTGGTACAATACGATATGCCATCTTTCAATCCAATCTTAACGCTGGAGCAGTGAGTAGGTGGGCAGTAAGTTCACAGATCTATAGGGGCTGAATCCCCGATTGTGTTTGATGCATTACTTACTACATTTCCGTCAGAGAGGAAAGCGATGGATGAAAAAAGGCAATATCGACATCAAGGGTTGACAATCTGCACACTCGGCGGGGTGGGACACGGCAAAACGATGCTAGCTGCCGGAATAATCAAGGTGGTCTCACGGATTGGCTCCACACAGATGGATGCGGCTGATTTTGAAGCGCAGCAACCTACACATCACTCAATAGGACTACAAACTTACGTTAGTTATAAAGTAGTTGATTATGAAACAAGTGGTAGACATTACACACATCTTGATGGCATGAGTCATGGGGATAACATCAAGATGTTGATAGGTGGTTCACCGGAGATTCGTGGGGCGATTTTGGTGGTGAGCGCCGTTGATGGCGTAACGAGGGAAGCCGAAGCTGAGATCCGGCTTGCGAGTCAAGTTCGCGTCCCTACGGTTGTCACCTTTTTGAACAAAGCAGAGAAGGTCAAGGATCCAGAATTAATCGAAATCTGTGAGATGGAGATTCGTGAGATACTTACGGATTGCGGTTATGCGGCGGAAGAGTCACCTATCATTGTTGGCGATGCGGAGAAGGCGTGTAACTATAAGGGGCAAAATCTTAATTCGGATCATTGGAAACCGATTATTGATCTGATCTTCGCGATGAATCGTTGTATGCCGCAACCGCTGAATCCACTTGAACTGCCGTTGCTGATGCCGATCCGCAAAGTAGTTGACAACCCCAAAGGCACTTCGACGCTATACGGTGGGGCAGTACAGGGTGGTCTGGCGGTTGGACATCCGGTTGATGTCGTCGGCAAAGGGGATCGTATTAAGACCCGTTGCGTCGGTTTGCGACACAGTGATGCGACTGAGAGTGCAGAAGACGAGGTCCAAGTTGATGCGGAAATGGGGTGGATTACGCCGGGGCAAGTTGTTTCACAACCAAAGAGCATCAAGTCACACACCGAATTTGCGGCGGCGGTTTACGTGATGACCCAAGAGGAGTGCGGAACACATATCCCCCTTGTTGGGAACGACAAACCGGAGATTCACCTCTGGACAATTGACGTTACAGGACATCTCCACCTTTCGTCCGAGGTTGCGATTGTCAATCCGGGAGAACATACAACCGTGCAAATTTCGCTTGATGTACCAATGGCACTATCAATCGGCACACGCTTCGAAATCAAGAAGATGGAAGTAAAGATTGGCATGGGAGTTGTAACAGAAATTATAGAGTAAAGTATCCAATTCACTCGCTGCGAGACCACAAAGGAAGTGATTATGGAGAAGATATATAACTATATTGAAAAAGGCAAGACACAACTTTGCGATTCATTGAAAGAATTGGTCAGGATTCCGACTGTGAACCCGCCCGGCACAAACTATGCAGAAATTGTACAGCTGCTTCAGGAACGGTGCGAGGCACTCGGCATGAGTACAAAGATTGTGCCGGTCCCTCAAGCCGAAGCGCAGACAGTTGTGCCACACGCAGACGATTATCCGCGCATGAACCTGATCGCGAGGTGGGACGTTGGGGCAGAAAAGACCGTTCATTTCAATGCTCACTACGATGTTGTTCCGGTCTCCGGCGATTGGCGCATCGATCCGTTTAAGCCAGAAATTGTCGGGGATTGGCTCTACGGTAGGGGTGCAGACGACATGAAGGACTCCATCGCTGCACTGCTATTTGCAATGGCAGCGCTGCAGGAGAA containing:
- a CDS encoding T9SS type A sorting domain-containing protein, which gives rise to MKTLQIIFSCLILLVGQVLLSDAKTPKPVIIPAPAGVNTSWGHSVDVSGKTLIAGYTSYTGNKGGVFILEQNGKRWEVLNHFRTQDDVMRDWFGHAVAISSNTAVISAYEFGGQKVVAGWVLGGGPGRVYTYRRGTGGFIPVQNFKAADAQNEDRFGYAVDLSGDNLLAIGSPYHDEQKGAVYVYVQEGGTWEQKAKLQADDAAPRARLGWDVGVDGDTIIAGAPLTAAPERNSGAAYVFKRHGDDWVQVAKLTPEDGDGGDAFGFSVDVSKNRVIVGASRDENDAKKRGSGSAYIFSSVADVYTQEAKLNAKDLQEDAGFGVTVAIDINRALVGAPTTDTKVGNDSGAAYAFLKVGADWVLQATIIPKQMLDQARGQNLTSGDNMGSAVAIDGVLGRNFNFAAIGVRWAVTANGVDAGSVYVFDTEDEASLNLPLSVEPRGDLALTIFGDIKRTALLQNFPNPFNPETWIPYTLEEDADVSIRIYNIQGKLVHQLDISQQLAGSYLNRETAAYWNGKDRLGESVSSGIYFYTLKADVFSETRRMVILK